CACCGACTCGTCACAGCCGCCCGCGGTGGGGTAGACGTCGGTCAGCACCCGCCAGTCCTCGGCCTTGACGTGCGCCTCCTCGTACAGCTCGCGCTGGGCGGCGTGCAGCGGGTTCTCGCCGGGCACGTCGAGCAGACCGGCCGGGATCTCCCACAGCTTCTGCCGCACGGGGTGGCGGTACTGCTTGATGAGCAGGACACGGCCCTCCTCGTCGAGGGCGAGGACGGCCACGGAACCCGGGTGGACCTGGAAGTCCCGGCGGACCACCGAACCGTCGGGCATGACCACCTCGTCCGTACGGACGGAGGTCTTGTTGCCGACGAAGGGGGTCTCGCTCGACCGGACCTCCCACGCCTCGGGGGTGTCCTTGATCGTCATGCCATGCGTCCTTCCACGTGCCACGTGCGCAAACGAAAACCGGGGTGCCCACCCTTGAAGGTTTGCACCCCGGCCACCGTACAACTGGTGTGTTACTTCGAAGCCTTCTCCGCCTCGACGGTCCGCTGGACCGCGGCCTTCACCAGGCCGGCGAACAGCGGGTGCGGACGCGTGGGCCGCGAGCGCAGCTCGGGGTGGGCCTGGGTGGCGACCAGATACGGGTGGACGTCACGCGGGTACTCGACGTACTCGACGAGCTTGCCGTCCGGCGAGGTGCCGGAGAACAGGATGCCCGCCTTCTTCTCGAGCTCGGCGCGGTAGGCGTTGTTCACCTCGTAGCGGTGCCGGTGGCGCTCCTCGACGTACTCCTTGCCGTCGTACACCTCACGGACGATGGAGCCCTCGGCCAGCTTGGCCGGGTACATGCCCAGGCGCATCGTTCCGCCCATGTCGCCCTCGCCGGCCACGATGTCGAGCTGCTCGGCCATGGTGGAGATGACCGGGTGGCCGGTGGCCGGGTCGAACTCGGTGGAGTTGGCGTCGCCGATGTCGGCCAGGTTGCGCGCGGCCTCGATCACGATGCACTGGAGGCCCAGACACAGACCGAGCAGCGGGATCTTGTGCTCACGGGCGTAGCGGATCGCGCCGACCTTGCCGAGCACACCGCGGTCGCCGAAGCCGCCCGGGATGCAGATGCCGTCGACGTCCTCGAGCTGCGCCTTGGCGCCCGCCGGGGTCTTGCAGTCGTCCGACGTGACCCACTTGATCTTCACGCGGGCCTTGTTGGCGAAGCCGCCGGCGCGCAGCGCCTCGGTGACCGAGAGGTAGGCGTCGGGCAGGTCGATGTACTTGCCGACCAGGGCGAGGGTGATCTCGTGGTCGGGGTTGTGGACGCGGTCGAGCAGATCGTCCCAGGTCGTCCAGTCCACATCGCGGAACGGCAGGTCCAGCTTGCGGACGACGTAGGCGTCCAGGCCCTCCCCGTGCACGGTCTTCGGGATGTCGTAGATCGAGCGGGCGTCGGGGCAGGCGACCACCGCGTCCTCGTCGACGTCGCACATCAGCGAGATCTTGCGCTTGATCGCGGTCGGCACCTCGCGGTCGCAGCGCAGCACGATCGCGTCCGGCTGGATACCGATGTTGCGCAGCGCCGCGACCGAGTGCTGGGTCGGCTTGGTCTTCAGCTCACCCGAGGGACCGATGTACGGCAGGAGCGAGATGTGCACCACGAACACGTTGTCCCGGCCGACC
The sequence above is a segment of the Streptomyces asoensis genome. Coding sequences within it:
- a CDS encoding NUDIX domain-containing protein, which gives rise to MTIKDTPEAWEVRSSETPFVGNKTSVRTDEVVMPDGSVVRRDFQVHPGSVAVLALDEEGRVLLIKQYRHPVRQKLWEIPAGLLDVPGENPLHAAQRELYEEAHVKAEDWRVLTDVYPTAGGCDESVRIFLARDLSEADGERFEVEDEEADMEHARVPVDELVRGVLAGDVHSNCLVVGVLSLVAARTGDGLDALRPAEAPWPARPFEA
- a CDS encoding CTP synthase; translated protein: MTPKSTTTKHIFVTGGVASSLGKGLTASSLGMLLKARGLRVVMQKLDPYLNVDPGTMNPFQHGEVFVTNDGAETDLDIGHYERFLDRDLDGSANVTTGQIYSTVIAKERRGEYLGDTVQVIPHITNEIKHRIRRMATDEVDVVITEVGGTVGDIESLPFLETVRQVRHEVGRDNVFVVHISLLPYIGPSGELKTKPTQHSVAALRNIGIQPDAIVLRCDREVPTAIKRKISLMCDVDEDAVVACPDARSIYDIPKTVHGEGLDAYVVRKLDLPFRDVDWTTWDDLLDRVHNPDHEITLALVGKYIDLPDAYLSVTEALRAGGFANKARVKIKWVTSDDCKTPAGAKAQLEDVDGICIPGGFGDRGVLGKVGAIRYAREHKIPLLGLCLGLQCIVIEAARNLADIGDANSTEFDPATGHPVISTMAEQLDIVAGEGDMGGTMRLGMYPAKLAEGSIVREVYDGKEYVEERHRHRYEVNNAYRAELEKKAGILFSGTSPDGKLVEYVEYPRDVHPYLVATQAHPELRSRPTRPHPLFAGLVKAAVQRTVEAEKASK